Below is a genomic region from Daphnia pulicaria isolate SC F1-1A chromosome 10, SC_F0-13Bv2, whole genome shotgun sequence.
CCATCAACAAGCGGACCagcattgttatttttttccagagagactttttgaaataccttacaaagttattttatttaaaattcaaaaaaaaacctgaaagGGAAAATTCCACGTTCAAGTTCCGCCCTTTCTACCTCCCGTCCCGTCTGAAAAAGGTAAGAAGGTAGAAAGAGGTGtgccaaagagaaaaacacaaCAACGTACCTCTAATCAAATCGACGACCTCGGCGTGGTTCGACTGGGTCACCCACGATCCGTTAACCTATTCAaccacaaaacacacacaagacaatgggaaaaattattattttcagaagaagaaacgaagaaaaaaacaaaaaataaatgtccttttacaacaaaagaaatcaaaccgAGTCTAACTGAATACCTTGATAATAATATCATCCTTAAAAATGCCGGCTCGCTCAGCGGCTCCGCCTATGAACATAAAAAAAGGGGTAAAGAAaccaaagaaaacagaaaaaaaaatgacaaaacaaaaaagacataATCGAATTCTACCTATTATCATGCGAAAatgctaaataaataaatgtagaaACATTAGAAGGgatagacagacagacagagaaaaaaagacggaGAGACAGAGATAAAATATGTCATTGATAGCATCGTCGCCGAGAAACACCTGCAGGAGCACGGAGGGaatgatcaaaataaatatttgcgCTACCTTCACGAACGGTTTGAACGAAGACGGGATTGTCACCGGCCACGACGAAACCGAACCCTCTATCGTCTCGGTTGATAACCACCACCCGCGACGGCGGATTGGAATGGCTGGCGTTATTACTACTGTTGTTACTACTGCCGCCAATCAGGCCGCCGTTGATTGACGACGTGCCGTATTGCGACGGAGCAGGGATCCACTGCAGCTGTGGCGCACCTCCTTGGAATCCGGACCAGTTCGGCTCGTTCAACCTAtaagagggagagaaaagaagacatTAAAAACCaacgttaaaaaataaagatagcCTCTATAAATAAACTGTTGATGTAGTAGTCTCGCAGTTGTTGCGTCACAGATATGTGTACGATAAAAGGAGGAATTTTTCagcatttcctttttcattttcaaccaaaatgcaatccactttgaaaaatgaaaacaaactctTATAACAGCAatgacatcatcatcaaaggCCCTCTTAAAAAATCGTTTTCAGTTACCCGGGAGTTTCCGGATGTACTACTCACATATACAACAAGCTgcattgaataaataaatttacaaattgaaaaaaagaagctcgCACAGGCGCATGATTTTGCATCAAGAtttctttttaacattttgttttgcctCCCAACAGTTGGATACAGGACTTGTGCGTTGTTTGTTATCCCGGACACACAAAACGTCGATCATATTACCGCGCACTATCATCACCCAGAAACAATCTCGCATCGAGAAGTGGGGGGGGTCAAAAAGTCTCAAGTTCTTTCGATTCAAAGTCCAAAAATCCCATTTTCTTGATTGTTCTCGCCCCAAAAAGTCATCGACAAataattcttttcaaaaaggatTGGGACAAGCCACTGGTTCATTGTGTGGTCCTTCAGAGGGTGGTGGTACGTAGTGGTGTGCATTGCAGGTGGCATTTTCAATTCTCCTCCcaccttttttcttacatttcctTATAACCAACGCGTctacaaagaaagaaagagagaaaatacgCCATTTGTTTCCTGGGCCATGTCAGAAGACCTTGGAGCTCCTCGAAGGGGAAACCTGAGAGGGTGGCCCCCCtcttcgctctctctctctctctttcttgtttAACCAGGGCCCCATTTTTCCCAGTGTTTTTGGACCGGACACGGAGGccttttaagatttttttttctttttcttttaaacaaaataaagcaTCCTCTTGCCTTCTTTCCCCATTGGGAACAGTATACACCAACGACGAGAGGAGCGGTTGGAGGGGAAGACTTGGCATACACAAAACGGCCAGCACACTACTGGCAGTGGTCTCTGTATACTGTATACACAAAATGCACTAATGTAAAAACAGGTCCTGTCGTCGGGAATATTCTCAAGCAACTCAAGTATATTCCACTCGTAAACACGATGAGAATTGAAAAGATGTGTGTGTGACGGGCGTGGTAGATTGGATGAGAGTAGCGGTCGATTTTCACCGGAATTATCCGGCCAGAAAGAGCTTTTCTTTGTGTGTACGTACGTTGCGTTAAGAGAAAACAAGAGGAAAATCCATCATCACACGCAACACATGCGGAACTTGCTCAACCCCTAAAAACGGCTACAGTCCTCCCAACCACCAGCAGCGagcagtagagagagagagggagaaaaaaggaaaatttcaaGCGGACATTAGTTCAGGTTCTCTGCGTTTTAAATCTCTCCTCCACTCCCTTTTCGAATTAAATGACGACGGACGTACTCGCTTATAGTGCAGGCGATTCTAATGGAAATTCACTCTCGACGACTGGTTTTAACTTGGCTCACGAACGCTCCGTCACGTTCCAAGCCTTGTTTAAAACATGGGCTGGACCTCtaccctttccttttttacttttcttgatTTCCCTCCCCCTCCTTCTTTTGTTACTTCTCGAGAAAAATGTACGGTTAGTTTCGAGTGGAGTCGGTCGGCACGCTGGTAGCgacgaagaagagagaatgaGAGAAACGGGAATTGGGATCACGTCATCGTATCAGAAAGGGCCCAGCCCTCCAAGAGACAATTGCCACAACAGGAGGCTGATCAAAAATGCCTTGAATCCCTTGAAGCCAAACAAAACCTAACCATCGTGGCTCATTTTCTCTTGGCCCCCATCAACAAAATGTGTGTGGGTGTAAAAGCTGGGTGTGGATCCAATGCCTGACATGAGTCGCAGAGTTTAGTTTCTCCTGATGGCTTTTCCAGCCTATCGGTTATTTCCTGTTTACAACCACAATCTTCTCACCTCACGAATGAATCTTAACTGGAAATTATGAAAGCAATCATGAACAGAAATTAATATATCTCACCTCTCTTCCAAACTGGTCAGCGTGTTATCCATACTTTCATCGAGATATCACTCATCCACTAGGCACTATGGCTGCACCCATAGCATGTAATGACACATTGACAAGTGTAACACAGTGGAAACAGATTCCTCAACAGACAAAAAGTCTGGGACACGGCCAAAAAGCAATGACAAATCACAACGCGAGATCTAAACTGTTAGCCAATGTGCAAAATGTCAAACTGGAGGCTGTCTGGGGAAGCaggatagaaaaaaacaacacaagcTGTTGAGGCACAAACAAGAAGTTGATGAACAAAGTTAAGGCCAAAAAACGAAACTAATCCTGAGAGATTCGTTGTTGCATTCAACTTGTGGATCCAATCAATGAAGCAAAACTGTTCTTGATCTTTCttcggcttcttttttttcttggtgtaTGAGTGGTTGGCACACCGCCCCCGCTGCTGTGTTGTATATGCTCTGGGCGTCTACTGAAGAGTGGGAAGCCAGCAATATGGCCGCCAACACttgtcaacaaaaaaactcaaaacaaCACTTAGGCCACCAGAAAAGGCAAAGCAGGGCTGGGAAAAAAGCtatttctttcaaaacttttctcaatCGTTGGTATAAAGTCACTTGATATGCTAAAGAGAATCAAGCACAATCCGTTTTGACGATTCACGGGCTACTAGTTGTAAtgcgaaaaaaaattggacaacTTCATCCCTGTGGCACGATACAGAAACTTACAACGAGTTCGAAATTCATCCACAGTGTGGCGCTAGTTGCTGAAGCGCGTGCGACTCGCCGAGCTTCCCACGAgagatttgaaaagaaaaaaaagtttgacacTTCCAATTATATCCATAATTGATATAAACAAAAGGATTTGTTATTTGTATACAAGCTAGTGTTTACCTTTCTCAACACTTGTTTTTAACTTATGACCTCCAGACATTTTCACACGTTATTTATAATTTCTTTATATCGCAATTCCAGCGATATTATTATAGCTAACAGCattaaaaattgttaatttCTGCTAAATTATCTAAATGCGATAAGGATAAAAAAACTTGGAATAGAAATCTGGCACAAACAAATTTGTGTGAGATAATGTGATTAACATTTTGTGGTTTTTTCCTCTAAAAAGAATATCTGAGATTTGTCACAGattccacacaaaaaaatagagcGGGTCCCATGGAAATAAGACACgctccttaaaaataaaaagaaatctagAACATCATTACTggtggttttttaaaaaatcgtaaaaaaatcaTGGAGATCCGGGAAGTCGGTATATGTTTGTCAGATGAAAAAGTCAGCCACAATGCATATATAACTCAACTGTATAAATATAGGATAACCAAACACATAACGGGAACTGGGCAAAGAGGAGGTTATCCAACAGCTGGAGCTGAcgcggtaaaaagaaaaaaaaaagtaagctAATGGATTTTACCAAAAATCTGACAAAAATCGGCATACAGAGGCAGATGTTGACTccctcgaaaaataaaaaagtactgTTTGAGTTTGCCCTACAATCTGTTCAGTGtgtcaaaaaaatgaataattatttttatccccACTGCATCTGCTTTAATGGATTCGCACTcaataatttacaaaattttttaatactttttaaCTTTTGTTAGATACTTTATTCATATATCAATTTTGTAGAGTCACACGAGTACACAACACGGATCACATTAGAGGaagattgttttgtttttttctgtaagCTGCTGATACGTTCTTGTAGGAGATGTCATTTTGGTAAAAATTATGAACAGatgttaaatgaaataaatagagCCAAATAGGATGCAAATTTTCACACGTCACGcggtaatatatatatataataatgctTTCGATTATGTCGGGGGCGATTGGCTTATTGGAAGACGGCCTTGATCTTCGGCCATTTTCTGTAGGTGGGCGTGATATTCAAAAGGTTCACTGACGACAATACTGGGATGCCAGGGTGCATTGCTCGGTGGACCTTGGCTGCTCTTTGATGATGAAATGTCTGGATTAGAGCTACCTGGTCTCTTTGCGAAAAATACCGGCCTGATTGTCGGTTTCTTTCCGTTTGCAATCGGGATAGATTTCTTGGGAACGCTTTTGAAAGCCGAATGGCCTCCGCCACCAGTTGACCTGATGGGCAGATAAGGGCTGAATTTCCAGTCGTGTTCGAGCTGTTGCTGTTCGTGTTTCTGGAGAAGGCTGGCCAGATATTTGCTATCAATCGGTTTCAATTCTCCGTTGTGTAGAGCGTTGTAACCGAAAAACTTCACCTTGGAATGGCCTTGCGTGACCGTGTACATCGCGCCTTTGGGAGacattttccccattttgtAGTACGGGGCCGACGCCTTGACTTCAACTTCTTGGGCGGCCGATTGCGGTTTGATCGGGCGAACGCGGGGAATGTTTTCTTCGTAAACGGACGTTTCGTGAATCTGAGAGCCGGCTACGTGCTGGTCATCCGCAAGATTGGGTAAGCCGTGAGGCACAGAAAAGATGTTACGATCGTCGTGATCCGTAGAGACGACGCGTATGACTGGTGACGGTGACACTAGCGGTACATCGGATGCGAGTTCTGGTTGATGGGAATGATCTTGTGGTGACGGGCTACTATAAGGAAACTTTCCAAAACTTGGTTGAAAATTGCCGTGGAGTTCGGGAATCGATGGGATTGTCGGCCTGACCATCTCATCAGTTCGGCTCGGTACTGTTGCGGTCGTCGTCGCAATTTCTTCCACTGGAATGGGAGGAACAGTTGTtccccttgttgttgttgttgtcgtcgtcgttgttgtttgttgttctttttcttctgctggCGAAATTGTTGTTGGTGAAATTGTTGTTGGCAAAATGGGTTGTCCGTCGAAATAGCCTGTGATGATATCGGCAGAATCTCCTGTCGGTTGTGTCCTCACGTCGTTTCCTGATTCACTTCCGGATGTAGCCATTTTAGATCGGACCACCACCTCGGCGGTTTCTGGTGGAACAAAATAGTTCTGATGGAGAACTGACGCGCTTGTTCTCTCGTCTTGTTGTTGATGATCCTGCCCATTTTGTGGTTGCTGTTGTTTGTGATGTTGATTAATATTGGTTACAACGCTGGGCTGTTGTGTCAAGTCACTAGCCGCAGACGGTTGATGTGAAATTTCCGCTGGTAATGGTCGGAATTGATTCCACAAAAAGTCGAGTTTCGGCGCTGGGACGATCTTTAGGGGATCTCTCTGCGTGATGTGAacgttggaatcggctatcaCGTCACCGTTATTTGTTGGTATGATCCCTGCGACGTAGTTGGAACGGGTATCCGGTTGCTCTGTGGCCGTGACTCTTTCCGTGGCGGACGAGACGGGCGCGAGTAGAAAGTTCAACGGGCTGATGTCTTCGGAAGTGAAAGGCACGAACCGAATTGTCGTCTTGGTCGGCCCTGTGGTCGGTTTGGTTGGCTGATGACGAGTCGGTTCCGATGGATAGGCAGAGGCGGCGACAGCAGTGCCAAAGTTCACTTTGTTGGGAGATTTAAACTGGGTCAGAAGGGCATTCCCCTTGACGATTGCGGGTTTTGGGATCGGCTTTGGCAACAACTGAGGTAGATAACCTTGCGGAGGGGTTACCACTTTGCTTTCGTGAATGACACTCGTCGAACCAGCGATTTCCCCTCCACCAACTGCTGCTGGTCTGCTGTTCAGTTTGAGAAAGTTCTTGATGGTTTGCGAGTTGAAATATGAAGGTGGGATCAGTTTCGGTAAATTGGGATACAGGGTCATCACTAGGTCCAAAGCGCTCGAGTGGGATTGGACAGGAGTTGTTGGTTGAATGGTAGGTCTTTGAGGACGATGAGAAATATTTGGATCTTCCTCGttatcttcttcgtcgttttcttcctcctcttcggtCGAAAATCGCGTCTCCTGTTCTTCTGTTTCCTCGACTTCTTGGTCTTCTTCCTCGTCACCTTCCTTGCTGTGATAAATGGCCGGTGGCGGACTAAAAACAACAGGTGTTACCGGCTGGTTCTTGTTCACTAGAACGACACGCGTGGTAACCGGGAAAGCTTGAATCAATGGGTCTTTGCGCCGCAGAGGAATGTAGATGGATTTCTCCGAATCAGAGTAGTATTGATGATCTTTCCTCGACACGGCTGGCAAATAAAAACTACCCGGCGGCAGAGAATAATcgttctttttaatcaaagaaTCGTCTGAAGTTGAACGACTTTCCATTTCGAGTGCGTCCCTGATTTTACTCCGCTCTTCCGCTTTTACCTCTTCGTccgctttctttttctcgtcttGGGTGACAGTTGCTGGTACAGGAACGATGGGTTGAGGCGGATGGGAATAACCTATGGCCGCTGATGCGGTTGTGGTCGATTCGATCCCGGTCGTCGACGACATGACCCGGCCTATAATCACATCCGGTGACCCAGTTGGGGAATTGCCACCGCCGACTCCCATCGTTTCGGATATCGGGCTCTTCTTTCCCACCAGAACTTCGTAGAAGCCTTCGGCCGAGGCAGCTGTAAGAAAGGGTAGTCCTTCGTCTACCTTGCGGAACGTGGAAGCCGTGGAGGCCGTTAAGGCCGTTGGAACCACTTCTGTGACTACCGGTCGAGATATTGGGTATGGCCCCGGGTTGTACGGCCCATTGGAGGCCTGCCAACCGTCTGAGCCGTCATCACTGCGCGCCCATCTGTTGGAAAGGCGGTCCACATTCAAACTGCTTCCGTGACTGATGAGTGCGATAGAAATCCAGCACAAGATTTGCATCGTAATAGCTGAAGCCATTACGCGACCTAAAAATggcaacataaaaaaaaaaaaatcctcaaaaaatattaatgtaCCTAGTAAGCCTTCATCGAGCACGACCTCATGCATAATGATGTAGAGGAGGATTATTGCAATAAGCAACTAAAATACACGCGATCATGAATGTCAagtttttcccatttctttcttttttcttagagTCTGAACTATTATAACGGCGTGCAGTGCAAAGCCACACACGGAAAATAACCGTTGACGACAACTTCCAACAGTCATTCGCTAATGGTGACTGTTCGTTTTGGATATTTGGAAAAGTATTTTTATTgcagtgggaatttttttttcttttattagcgaaaataagagagaaaaaaaacttcgtTTCGTATTTACCTGCAGTGAGTTGAATCCGTAAAATTGTTTCGCAATGTTCTGCTTTATTCACTCACAGTGTAGTGGTTcccttaattattattatagattTGATTTAGCTGTTTCGGACCGTTCAACTTTGAATATCCATCATCACAGGAGGGGAAGCACAATCAcagttttttgggggttcTCTTCTGGGCGGCACTCAATTTGACCGCGTCCAGGCTGCGGTAGACTGGAACATTTCACGCTCGGTTGGCTTAGTGTAACAAACCGACGGGACCTTTGTCTATCTACGACCAAGAACTTCTTGATGTCAAAGGGAAATAAACGATTTTAAATTGAGGCTGAAATAAGTGATTGCCGCAAGACAGCAACTTTTTACGATCGTTCTCCCCAACTATTTGATGGTTCCGCAGAGCAGCACGTCAGGAAGAAGACTGAAGAAAATTTGAGGAAGACTCCTCCTTTTTCGTTCGGGAAAGAAAAGCaaggtaaaaaggaaaaaaaaaatgcacaacaacaataacaacagcgtgaggtagaaaaataaagggggaaaaaagtaggtgtctctctctctcgctgccTGCTGTTGCTTCTTTCATTGGCGGGAATAACCGCAAGCCGAGCATGCAGTCTT
It encodes:
- the LOC124313880 gene encoding uncharacterized protein LOC124313880 produces the protein MASAITMQILCWISIALISHGSSLNVDRLSNRWARSDDGSDGWQASNGPYNPGPYPISRPVVTEVVPTALTASTASTFRKVDEGLPFLTAASAEGFYEVLVGKKSPISETMGVGGGNSPTGSPDVIIGRVMSSTTGIESTTTASAAIGYSHPPQPIVPVPATVTQDEKKKADEEVKAEERSKIRDALEMESRSTSDDSLIKKNDYSLPPGSFYLPAVSRKDHQYYSDSEKSIYIPLRRKDPLIQAFPVTTRVVLVNKNQPVTPVVFSPPPAIYHSKEGDEEEDQEVEETEEQETRFSTEEEEENDEEDNEEDPNISHRPQRPTIQPTTPVQSHSSALDLVMTLYPNLPKLIPPSYFNSQTIKNFLKLNSRPAAVGGGEIAGSTSVIHESKVVTPPQGYLPQLLPKPIPKPAIVKGNALLTQFKSPNKVNFGTAVAASAYPSEPTRHQPTKPTTGPTKTTIRFVPFTSEDISPLNFLLAPVSSATERVTATEQPDTRSNYVAGIIPTNNGDVIADSNVHITQRDPLKIVPAPKLDFLWNQFRPLPAEISHQPSAASDLTQQPSVVTNINQHHKQQQPQNGQDHQQQDERTSASVLHQNYFVPPETAEVVVRSKMATSGSESGNDVRTQPTGDSADIITGYFDGQPILPTTISPTTISPAEEKEQQTTTTTTTTTTRGTTVPPIPVEEIATTTATVPSRTDEMVRPTIPSIPELHGNFQPSFGKFPYSSPSPQDHSHQPELASDVPLVSPSPVIRVVSTDHDDRNIFSVPHGLPNLADDQHVAGSQIHETSVYEENIPRVRPIKPQSAAQEVEVKASAPYYKMGKMSPKGAMYTVTQGHSKVKFFGYNALHNGELKPIDSKYLASLLQKHEQQQLEHDWKFSPYLPIRSTGGGGHSAFKSVPKKSIPIANGKKPTIRPVFFAKRPGSSNPDISSSKSSQGPPSNAPWHPSIVVSEPFEYHAHLQKMAEDQGRLPISQSPPT